From Pusillibacter faecalis, one genomic window encodes:
- the spoIID gene encoding stage II sporulation protein D: MRREHSIRQSVAISVALLSALFLLPLVVIAPFQTELFGEEDAVHETEGEPFVSGDMDGKTVLKVLQGDQVEEMDLGTYLVGVVRAEMPASFELEALKAQAVAARTYTLYKIQTGGNHGDTADICTDSTCCQAYISEEKARNNWGEQADEYEQKIEQAVTATDGQAILYGGVPILAVFHSSSAGVTRPAGEVWQNDLPYLQAVESPEPGETIPNYYSRVEFTAEKFRKAFTAAYPEADLSGDISGWLKDAVVDSAGSVRTVSVGGVRVKGSSLRSVLGLRSACFEWEVQDGKLVFFVTGFGHGVGLSQYGANQMAADGADYLEIVTHYYTGVTVEPYLPG; encoded by the coding sequence ATGAGACGAGAACATTCCATCCGGCAGAGCGTCGCCATATCTGTGGCGCTGCTGAGCGCGTTGTTTTTACTGCCCCTGGTGGTGATCGCGCCTTTCCAGACAGAGCTGTTTGGAGAGGAGGACGCCGTACATGAGACGGAGGGAGAACCCTTTGTCAGCGGCGACATGGATGGGAAGACGGTGCTGAAGGTACTCCAGGGAGATCAGGTGGAGGAGATGGATCTTGGCACCTATCTGGTCGGGGTGGTCCGGGCGGAGATGCCGGCCTCATTTGAGCTGGAGGCGCTCAAGGCTCAGGCAGTGGCGGCTCGAACCTATACCCTCTATAAAATTCAGACCGGGGGAAACCACGGTGACACCGCCGATATCTGCACGGATTCTACCTGTTGTCAGGCCTATATTTCTGAGGAAAAGGCCAGAAACAACTGGGGAGAGCAGGCTGACGAGTATGAGCAGAAAATTGAACAGGCAGTAACTGCAACCGATGGACAGGCTATCTTGTACGGCGGCGTTCCCATCCTGGCGGTATTCCACTCCTCGTCAGCGGGAGTGACAAGACCGGCGGGAGAGGTGTGGCAGAACGACCTTCCCTATCTGCAGGCGGTGGAGTCTCCGGAACCGGGAGAGACCATTCCCAACTACTATAGCCGTGTGGAGTTTACGGCGGAGAAATTCCGCAAGGCCTTCACGGCGGCCTATCCGGAGGCAGACCTTTCCGGAGACATCAGCGGTTGGCTGAAGGATGCTGTGGTAGACAGCGCCGGCAGCGTACGCACGGTAAGCGTGGGCGGAGTGCGTGTCAAGGGCAGCAGCCTGCGCAGTGTACTGGGACTCCGATCAGCTTGCTTTGAATGGGAGGTTCAGGACGGAAAGCTGGTATTTTTTGTGACGGGCTTTGGCCACGGCGTGGGACTCAGCCAATATGGCGCCAACCAAATGGCGGCAGATGGCGCTGACTATCTGGAAATTGTCACCCATTATTATACAGGCGTGACGGTGGAGCCGTATCTGCCGGGGTGA
- a CDS encoding response regulator transcription factor, producing the protein MGRNILVVEDDRNISDLIQMYLVKEGFDVRIAGDGGKAIEEFQKEVPDLILLDIMLPVVDGWTVTAKIRETSKVPIIMLTAKSEVFDRIQGLEMGADDYIVKPFEMKELIARINAVLRRTEIPNDTSKRLTFDKLSIDLDSYELIVDGKKVDTPPKELELLYHLAATPNRVYTRNQLLDEVWGFDYFGDSRTVDVHIKRLREKIENVSDQWALKTVWGVGYKFETANPRTEKAEG; encoded by the coding sequence ATGGGCCGTAATATTCTGGTGGTAGAGGATGATCGCAATATCTCTGATCTGATTCAAATGTATCTGGTGAAGGAGGGATTCGACGTCCGCATCGCCGGCGATGGCGGGAAAGCGATTGAAGAGTTCCAAAAGGAAGTTCCGGATTTGATTTTGCTGGACATTATGCTGCCGGTCGTGGATGGCTGGACGGTCACAGCGAAAATCCGGGAGACCAGCAAGGTGCCGATCATCATGTTGACTGCCAAGAGTGAGGTTTTTGACCGTATTCAGGGCCTGGAGATGGGAGCTGACGACTATATTGTAAAGCCCTTTGAAATGAAGGAGCTGATTGCCCGGATCAATGCCGTACTGCGGCGAACGGAGATTCCCAACGACACCAGTAAGCGGCTGACCTTTGATAAGCTCTCGATTGACCTGGACTCCTACGAGCTGATTGTGGACGGAAAAAAGGTGGACACGCCGCCCAAGGAACTGGAGCTTCTCTACCATCTGGCGGCCACACCCAACCGGGTCTACACCCGCAACCAGCTGTTGGACGAGGTGTGGGGCTTCGATTATTTCGGAGATAGCCGCACAGTGGATGTCCATATCAAGCGCCTGCGGGAGAAGATTGAAAATGTATCTGACCAGTGGGCGCTGAAAACAGTCTGGGGTGTGGGCTATAAGTTTGAAACAGCCAATCCCCGGACGGAAAAGGCGGAAGGATGA
- a CDS encoding sensor histidine kinase, with protein MKRLKRQFQGLYWRQLYVTAGTVMLTLLLLGASFFALSYNYARNQRSDEIIAQAKVMSQLSVSYLETGRYLTMEELRSDPGFQQLASFAAMVSDVDFMICDEEGHVLLSTDETLDGRVLTMPADMTRSIMEEGSSSRRDDLDGLYQSKRFVVGVPAVNSETLAVVGEVFAVATMTSLDTMWRGFVGLFFMTSFVSLMIAFMSASIAAMRQVKPIREMAQATRLYAEGDFDVRMRDYGRNDEVGELAASFNNMAESLQQTERQRREFIANISHELKTPMTTIAGYTDGILDGTIPPENERRYLQIISNESRRLSRMVRRMLDVSQLQAIDPLRGGNHFDICESMRRVLISMEQKINDRHLDVDADIPEEPILVLGDNDMITQVIYNLLENATKFAREGTALYLGITAIDGKARVTVRNLGDTIPADELPLLFERFHKSDKSRSEDKDGVGLGLYIVKTILEQHKEKINVTSEDGVTTFTFSLAME; from the coding sequence ATGAAGAGGCTCAAAAGGCAGTTTCAGGGCTTATATTGGCGGCAGCTGTATGTGACAGCCGGCACCGTGATGCTGACACTGTTGTTATTGGGCGCATCCTTTTTTGCCCTGAGCTATAACTATGCGAGAAACCAGAGGAGCGATGAGATCATTGCTCAGGCCAAGGTTATGAGCCAGCTTTCAGTCAGCTATCTGGAGACTGGGCGGTATCTCACCATGGAGGAGCTGCGCAGCGATCCGGGCTTTCAGCAGCTGGCGTCCTTCGCAGCAATGGTGTCCGACGTGGATTTTATGATCTGCGATGAAGAGGGCCATGTGCTGCTGTCCACGGATGAGACCTTGGACGGCAGGGTACTGACTATGCCGGCGGATATGACGCGCAGCATCATGGAGGAGGGGTCCTCCTCCCGGCGGGACGATCTGGACGGTCTGTATCAGAGCAAGCGCTTTGTGGTGGGCGTGCCTGCCGTGAATTCTGAGACGCTGGCAGTGGTGGGCGAGGTGTTTGCCGTGGCTACTATGACGTCTCTTGATACCATGTGGCGTGGGTTTGTGGGATTGTTTTTTATGACCTCCTTTGTTTCGTTGATGATTGCATTCATGTCCGCCTCCATCGCGGCTATGCGCCAGGTGAAGCCGATCCGGGAAATGGCTCAGGCCACCCGGCTGTATGCCGAGGGGGACTTTGACGTGCGCATGCGGGACTATGGCCGCAACGATGAGGTTGGGGAGCTGGCGGCCTCCTTTAATAATATGGCTGAGAGCTTACAGCAGACGGAGCGGCAGCGGCGGGAGTTCATCGCCAACATCTCCCATGAGCTGAAAACCCCCATGACAACCATTGCCGGTTATACAGACGGCATTCTGGACGGCACGATCCCGCCGGAAAATGAGCGCAGGTATCTGCAGATTATCTCCAACGAAAGCCGGCGCCTTTCCCGCATGGTCCGCCGGATGCTGGATGTAAGCCAGCTGCAGGCCATTGACCCGCTGCGCGGCGGCAACCATTTTGATATCTGCGAGAGTATGCGCCGGGTATTGATCTCCATGGAGCAGAAGATCAATGACCGGCATCTGGACGTGGATGCCGACATCCCGGAGGAGCCGATTCTGGTTCTGGGCGACAATGATATGATTACCCAGGTGATCTACAATCTGTTAGAAAACGCCACAAAGTTTGCGCGGGAGGGCACCGCGCTGTATCTTGGCATTACAGCCATCGACGGGAAGGCCCGGGTGACGGTTCGGAATCTGGGAGACACGATTCCGGCGGATGAGCTGCCGCTGCTGTTTGAGCGGTTTCATAAGAGCGACAAGTCCCGCAGTGAGGACAAGGACGGCGTGGGCCTGGGGCTCTACATCGTCAAGACGATCTTGGAGCAGCATAAAGAAAAAATCAATGTGACCAGTGAAGACGGAGTGACGACATTCACCTTCTCTCTGGCCATGGAGTGA
- a CDS encoding S1C family serine protease: protein MEEREQREGRLPNEVVETYRRPRVQRLPGEQVFTYRRPMPLDAELARAVLPVCGQGPNRKPDAPQLRRRRRRGLWIFLACFVGIVVLAAVSLLLERRLGPILGDSFEQYYDELPVRENSGEITIPLWAGEGNSSLTVAAEHGETVTAQEIYQQVNPAVVMVLAQLEDGTSVGTGVIFSSDGYILTNYHVLEGGSRCWVVLDTGYQCSAWYVAGDEDHDLAILKVDETELPTAEFGDSDLLTVGDQVYAIGNPLGVELRGTLTDGIVSAIDRDVMVDGRVMTLIQTNAALNSGNSGGPLINAYGQVVGINVIKMTSEYSNVEGLGFAIPSASLERIVNDLLTWGESQPEPQLGVTVLQAGVEISEGTWGLEVIEVTAGSAAAEAGIQEGDYLLSANGEPLRSSRDLLRVRRHCYVGDELPVVLWRDGQRIEVVLRL, encoded by the coding sequence ATGGAGGAACGAGAGCAGAGGGAGGGCCGGCTTCCCAATGAAGTGGTGGAGACCTACCGGCGTCCCCGCGTGCAAAGACTGCCGGGGGAGCAGGTTTTCACATACCGGCGGCCCATGCCTCTGGATGCCGAACTGGCCAGAGCGGTTCTGCCCGTATGCGGGCAGGGGCCGAATCGCAAGCCAGACGCCCCACAGCTGCGGCGCCGACGCAGGAGAGGGCTGTGGATTTTTCTGGCCTGCTTTGTCGGCATTGTGGTGCTGGCAGCCGTCTCACTGCTGCTGGAGCGGCGGCTGGGGCCGATCCTGGGAGACTCCTTTGAGCAGTATTACGACGAGCTCCCTGTGAGGGAGAACTCCGGAGAGATTACCATCCCGCTTTGGGCCGGCGAAGGGAACAGCTCTTTGACGGTAGCTGCGGAGCATGGGGAAACGGTCACGGCACAGGAGATCTATCAGCAGGTGAACCCGGCGGTGGTGATGGTTCTGGCACAGCTGGAGGATGGGACGTCCGTTGGAACAGGCGTCATCTTCTCCTCAGACGGATATATCCTGACCAACTACCACGTCTTGGAGGGTGGCTCCCGATGCTGGGTGGTACTGGACACCGGCTATCAATGCTCGGCTTGGTATGTAGCCGGAGATGAGGACCACGATTTGGCAATCTTGAAGGTGGACGAGACGGAGCTGCCCACGGCGGAGTTTGGTGACTCTGATCTTCTGACCGTAGGGGATCAGGTTTACGCCATTGGAAACCCATTGGGTGTGGAGCTGCGGGGAACCCTGACGGACGGCATTGTTTCTGCCATCGACCGGGATGTGATGGTGGACGGACGGGTTATGACCCTGATTCAGACCAACGCCGCACTGAACTCCGGAAATTCAGGCGGTCCGCTGATCAATGCCTATGGACAGGTTGTGGGGATCAATGTGATTAAAATGACTTCTGAGTACTCCAATGTGGAGGGGCTGGGCTTTGCCATTCCCTCCGCCTCACTGGAGCGGATCGTCAACGACCTTCTTACCTGGGGCGAGTCCCAGCCGGAGCCTCAGCTGGGTGTGACAGTGCTGCAGGCGGGGGTAGAGATCTCTGAGGGGACATGGGGCCTGGAGGTGATTGAGGTAACTGCAGGCTCTGCCGCTGCGGAGGCCGGCATCCAGGAGGGGGACTATCTTCTCTCCGCCAATGGAGAGCCGCTGCGAAGCAGCCGGGATCTGCTGCGAGTACGCCGCCACTGCTATGTGGGAGACGAGTTGCCCGTGGTTTTGTGGCGGGACGGGCAGCGGATTGAAGTGGTTTTGCGGCTGTAG
- a CDS encoding sulfite exporter TauE/SafE family protein, with protein sequence MTDWLLPFLCGLGASIISAWGVGGGTLLLLVMTLFLNVDQRTAQGINLLFFLPTAISALICHAKSGYLDKPTLKSAVPIAVVAALLGAWIATNLDVEILRKPFGVYLLLSGISLIWPQKKQE encoded by the coding sequence GTGACGGATTGGCTGTTACCCTTTCTCTGCGGCCTGGGTGCCAGCATCATCTCCGCCTGGGGCGTAGGCGGCGGAACGCTGCTGCTGCTGGTGATGACACTGTTTTTGAACGTGGATCAGCGGACCGCGCAGGGCATCAACCTGCTGTTTTTCCTGCCCACCGCCATCAGCGCTCTCATCTGCCATGCCAAGAGCGGATACCTGGACAAGCCCACCTTGAAATCCGCTGTTCCCATTGCCGTGGTCGCAGCTCTTCTTGGTGCCTGGATCGCAACGAATCTTGATGTTGAGATTCTGCGCAAGCCCTTTGGCGTGTATCTGCTGCTCTCCGGCATCTCCCTCATCTGGCCGCAAAAAAAGCAGGAGTGA
- a CDS encoding TSUP family transporter gives MNMNWPAQIAGGAAGLANGLFGGGGGMVFLPILSRFGRLEQRKLYATCVGVIFPVCLVSAAVYIFRGGVSLLTALPYLAGGLIGGFLGGKLYGKVSTKFLKWLFAAFLFYAGVKYLL, from the coding sequence ATGAACATGAACTGGCCGGCACAGATCGCGGGGGGTGCGGCGGGCCTTGCCAATGGTCTTTTTGGCGGAGGCGGCGGTATGGTCTTTCTCCCGATTCTCTCCCGCTTTGGCCGTTTGGAGCAGCGGAAGCTGTACGCCACCTGTGTGGGTGTGATTTTCCCGGTGTGTCTGGTATCCGCCGCCGTATATATCTTTCGGGGCGGCGTGTCCCTATTGACGGCGCTTCCGTATCTTGCCGGCGGGCTGATCGGCGGCTTTCTAGGCGGTAAACTATATGGCAAAGTCTCCACCAAGTTTCTCAAGTGGCTATTTGCCGCTTTTCTCTTTTACGCGGGGGTGAAGTATCTGCTGTGA
- a CDS encoding DUF1540 domain-containing protein → MSNACTNSGCDCTPNQSIKCTVNNCAHHCQNQDYCGLTSITVGTHEANPTMVECTDCQSFKLK, encoded by the coding sequence ATGTCTAATGCATGCACCAATAGCGGCTGTGACTGCACCCCGAACCAGAGCATCAAGTGCACTGTGAACAACTGCGCCCACCACTGCCAGAATCAGGACTACTGTGGTCTGACCAGCATCACTGTCGGCACTCACGAGGCCAACCCCACCATGGTGGAGTGCACCGACTGCCAGAGCTTTAAGCTGAAATAA
- the mgtE gene encoding magnesium transporter, which yields MFELENERTELLKKIEDDLERKQYAHLRDLLLPLEAADIAALCEEMDDKVPLMFRLLPKELAAEVFVELDSDEQEILIRSFSNTELKEVLDELYLDDTVDIVEEMPAIVVKRILQHSDPDTRKSINEILKYPDDSAGSIMTTEFVDLKETMTVEDALKRIRRTGPDKETINICYVIDDGRHLLGLLSIRTLLLSEEDDVIHDIMQTNIISVQTLDDQEAVARSLSKYGFLALPVVDQENRLVGIITVDDAMDVLQEEVTEDIEKMAAMLPSDKPYLKTGIFETFKARIPWLLLLMISATFTGQIISTFENALAAATILTAYIPMLMDTGGNCGSQASVSVIRGISLNEIEFSDLLQVIWKEIRVAVICGVALSAANFVKLMLVDRLLFHNQLVTIPVAAVICSTMVCTVLCAKLVGCTLPLLAKKIGFDPAVMASPFITTIVDAISLLIYFQFASAILGL from the coding sequence ATGTTTGAACTGGAAAACGAGCGGACAGAGCTGCTGAAAAAAATTGAGGATGATCTGGAACGAAAACAGTATGCCCATCTGCGGGACCTTCTGCTCCCCCTGGAGGCAGCAGATATTGCCGCTTTGTGCGAGGAAATGGACGATAAGGTTCCCTTGATGTTCCGTCTGCTCCCCAAGGAGCTGGCAGCAGAGGTGTTTGTAGAGCTGGATTCCGACGAGCAGGAGATTTTGATCCGCAGCTTCTCCAACACCGAGCTCAAGGAGGTGCTGGATGAGCTGTATCTGGACGACACCGTGGATATTGTGGAGGAGATGCCCGCCATTGTAGTCAAGCGCATTCTGCAGCACTCCGACCCTGACACCCGTAAGAGCATCAACGAGATTTTGAAGTATCCGGATGACTCCGCCGGCAGCATTATGACCACGGAGTTCGTGGATTTAAAGGAGACTATGACGGTGGAGGACGCCCTGAAGCGCATCCGCCGCACTGGCCCTGACAAGGAGACCATCAACATCTGCTATGTCATTGACGACGGGCGCCACCTGCTGGGCCTGTTGTCCATTCGGACGCTGCTGCTGAGCGAGGAAGACGACGTCATCCATGACATCATGCAGACCAACATCATCTCCGTCCAGACTCTGGATGATCAGGAAGCTGTGGCTCGATCTCTGAGCAAATACGGCTTTCTGGCCCTGCCAGTGGTGGATCAGGAAAACCGGCTGGTTGGTATCATCACTGTGGACGATGCCATGGATGTTTTGCAGGAGGAGGTCACTGAGGACATTGAGAAGATGGCGGCCATGCTGCCCTCTGACAAGCCCTACCTGAAAACAGGAATCTTTGAAACCTTTAAGGCCCGGATTCCATGGCTGCTTCTGCTGATGATCTCGGCCACCTTCACCGGTCAGATCATCTCCACCTTTGAGAATGCTCTGGCGGCAGCCACCATTCTCACCGCCTATATCCCCATGCTGATGGACACCGGCGGCAACTGCGGTTCTCAGGCCAGTGTTTCCGTGATCCGCGGCATCTCCTTGAATGAGATCGAGTTTTCCGATCTGCTGCAGGTGATCTGGAAGGAAATTCGCGTTGCCGTGATCTGCGGCGTGGCTCTCTCAGCAGCGAATTTTGTCAAGCTGATGCTGGTGGACCGGCTGCTGTTCCACAACCAGCTTGTCACCATTCCGGTGGCAGCAGTGATCTGCTCCACCATGGTCTGCACGGTTCTTTGCGCCAAGCTGGTGGGGTGTACACTGCCTCTGCTGGCTAAGAAAATTGGCTTTGACCCGGCAGTGATGGCCTCGCCTTTTATCACCACCATTGTGGATGCCATTTCTCTGCTGATCTACTTTCAGTTTGCATCGGCAATCCTTGGGCTTTAA
- a CDS encoding GNAT family N-acetyltransferase, with amino-acid sequence MKSTSQLHFEEVTPSNRTEIEKLEIFSEQSGFIESVSACLQEADALDLWRPVGIYDGSTLIGFAMYGFFPELGELWLDRLLIDKRYQHKGYGGQAVLALLDRLSTEYGKDTIYLSVYGDNTGAIQLYQRIGFCFNGRYDTKGERIMEYHVKKEAAPQASRTNL; translated from the coding sequence ATGAAAAGCACTTCACAACTCCATTTTGAAGAGGTCACTCCCAGCAACCGAACAGAGATTGAAAAGCTGGAGATTTTTTCCGAGCAGTCCGGTTTTATTGAGAGCGTCAGCGCGTGTTTGCAGGAAGCAGATGCGTTGGACCTGTGGCGTCCTGTTGGCATTTATGATGGCAGTACACTGATCGGCTTTGCAATGTATGGGTTTTTCCCAGAGCTTGGAGAGCTCTGGTTAGACAGGCTCCTCATTGACAAAAGGTATCAGCACAAAGGGTATGGGGGACAGGCTGTGCTTGCCCTGCTTGATAGACTCAGTACAGAATATGGGAAGGATACGATATATCTGAGTGTGTACGGGGACAATACAGGAGCCATCCAGCTCTATCAGCGGATTGGTTTTTGTTTTAACGGAAGGTACGACACCAAGGGGGAGCGCATCATGGAGTATCATGTCAAAAAAGAAGCAGCCCCCCAGGCCAGCCGGACCAATCTGTAG
- a CDS encoding JAB domain-containing protein: protein MGIHDGHREKMRARFLTSGLDGFADHEALELLLYYAIPRQDTNPIAHALMERYGSLSGVMAAPIEDLQKVKGIGENAAILLKMVPRLCHKARLADAHRQELVLNTAARAGAYLMEHFAGETHEVIYELCLDRKGKLLVCKRLGEGGISSAPLDVRKLVENAILNNASSVILAHNHPSGVAAPSPEDFAATEQAQAALETVQIALSDHIIVADRDFVSFSESGYLSRP from the coding sequence ATGGGCATCCACGACGGACATAGAGAGAAGATGCGCGCCCGCTTTTTGACAAGCGGGCTGGATGGCTTTGCAGATCACGAGGCCCTGGAACTGTTGCTGTATTACGCGATTCCGCGGCAGGACACCAACCCCATCGCCCACGCCCTGATGGAACGCTACGGCTCTCTCTCCGGTGTGATGGCGGCGCCGATTGAGGACCTGCAAAAGGTCAAGGGCATCGGAGAGAACGCCGCGATCCTCCTGAAGATGGTGCCCCGGCTGTGCCACAAGGCTCGTCTGGCAGATGCCCACCGTCAGGAGCTGGTCCTCAACACCGCCGCCCGGGCGGGGGCCTATCTGATGGAGCACTTTGCTGGGGAAACCCATGAGGTGATTTATGAGCTGTGCCTGGACCGAAAGGGGAAACTCCTGGTATGCAAGCGGCTGGGAGAGGGCGGCATCAGTTCTGCGCCGCTGGACGTGCGCAAGCTGGTGGAGAATGCCATCCTCAACAATGCCAGTTCGGTGATCTTGGCCCACAATCACCCCAGCGGCGTGGCAGCCCCCTCACCAGAGGATTTCGCAGCCACGGAGCAGGCCCAGGCGGCCCTGGAGACGGTGCAGATCGCCCTCTCAGACCACATCATTGTCGCGGATCGGGATTTCGTCTCATTTTCAGAGAGCGGGTATCTCTCGCGGCCGTAG
- a CDS encoding CatB-related O-acetyltransferase has product MNNIPSPDVLFPNAYHTSCFLKNAISAPNIFVGDYTYYDDPVDPTAFERNNVLFNWPEFGDRLIIGKFCALASGVQFIMGSANHRLDSISTYPFNVFGGAWEANTPPHLSQLPFKGDTVVGNDVWIGRESVVMPGVHIGDGAIVAAYSVVTRDVPAYTLAGGNPAREIRKRFDPELTELLLELRWWDFEPESLAAFLPVLCSSDLEAVRAAIRQRLGKA; this is encoded by the coding sequence ATGAACAACATTCCAAGCCCGGACGTCTTATTTCCCAACGCCTATCACACGTCCTGCTTTTTGAAAAATGCTATCTCTGCCCCGAATATTTTCGTGGGCGATTACACGTATTACGATGATCCTGTAGACCCCACCGCCTTTGAGCGGAACAACGTCCTCTTCAACTGGCCGGAGTTCGGGGACCGGCTGATCATCGGCAAGTTCTGCGCCCTGGCCAGCGGCGTGCAGTTCATCATGGGCAGTGCCAACCACCGCCTTGACAGCATCAGCACTTACCCTTTCAACGTTTTTGGGGGTGCGTGGGAGGCCAACACCCCGCCCCACCTCTCCCAGCTCCCCTTCAAAGGGGACACCGTAGTTGGAAACGACGTGTGGATTGGGCGGGAGAGCGTGGTCATGCCCGGCGTCCACATCGGCGATGGCGCGATTGTGGCCGCTTACTCCGTTGTGACCCGAGATGTGCCCGCCTATACGCTGGCAGGCGGCAACCCAGCTCGGGAGATCCGCAAACGCTTTGACCCGGAGCTGACAGAGCTGTTGCTGGAGCTGCGGTGGTGGGATTTCGAACCGGAGTCTCTCGCCGCCTTCTTGCCGGTGCTGTGCAGCAGCGACCTAGAGGCTGTTCGTGCGGCCATTCGGCAGAGGTTAGGCAAGGCGTAG
- the uvrB gene encoding excinuclease ABC subunit UvrB, whose amino-acid sequence MPKFEVVSDYQPSGDQPEAIAALAEGIENGLKEQILLGVTGSGKTFTMAKVIEKIQRPTLVLAHNKTLAAQLCAEFKEFFPNNAVEYFVSYYDYYQPEAYIPHTDTYIAKDASTNDEIDRLRLSATCALLERRDVIVVSSVSCIYGLGEPDDFAKLVVSLRVGAEWDRDELLRRLVEIRYERNDIAFERNMFRVRGDTVELYPAYYRDHAIRVEFFGDEIDRISDFNPVTGAVNRVLNHIAIYPASHYVTTKDKMDKAIGEIRRELEEQVQFFTDNNQLVEAQRIRQRTEYDMEMMAELGYCSGIENYSRIISDRPAGSAPMTLLDFFPDDFVLFVDESHVTLPQVRAMYNGDHARKDSLVKYGFRLPCAYDNRPLKFEEFEERIGQAVFVSATPGPYERERADQVVEQVIRPTGLLDPRVEVRPVTGQIDDLMDEIRARAAKNERVLVTTLTKKMAEDLTEYFKNVGIRVRYMHSDVETIERMEIIRNLRLGEFDVLVGINLLREGLDLPEVSLVAILDADKEGFLRSETSLIQTIGRAARNAEGLVVMYADEITPSMRSAIDETERRRTLQDAYNQAHGIVPKTIIKGVREILEISKTAEEETARARRKRKLTDQERAAEIAKLEKEMKEASKMLEFEYAAVLRDRIIELRGEK is encoded by the coding sequence ATGCCGAAATTTGAAGTCGTTTCCGATTACCAGCCCTCCGGAGACCAGCCGGAGGCCATCGCGGCCCTGGCGGAGGGCATTGAGAACGGACTCAAGGAGCAGATTCTGCTGGGCGTCACCGGGTCCGGCAAGACCTTCACAATGGCGAAGGTGATTGAGAAAATCCAGCGGCCAACCCTGGTGCTGGCCCACAACAAGACTCTGGCCGCGCAGCTGTGCGCCGAGTTTAAGGAGTTCTTCCCCAACAATGCGGTGGAGTATTTCGTCTCCTACTACGACTACTACCAGCCGGAGGCATATATCCCCCACACAGATACCTATATCGCCAAGGACGCCTCCACCAACGACGAAATTGACCGTCTGCGTCTCTCAGCCACCTGCGCGCTGTTGGAGCGGCGGGATGTGATCGTGGTCTCCTCCGTCTCCTGTATCTATGGCCTGGGCGAGCCGGACGATTTTGCGAAGCTCGTAGTATCCCTGCGGGTGGGCGCGGAGTGGGACCGGGACGAGCTGCTGCGGCGGCTGGTGGAGATCCGCTACGAGCGCAACGACATCGCCTTTGAGCGTAATATGTTTCGGGTCCGAGGGGATACGGTGGAGCTCTACCCCGCCTACTACCGGGACCACGCCATCCGAGTGGAGTTCTTTGGCGACGAGATCGACCGCATCAGCGACTTTAACCCCGTCACCGGCGCTGTAAACCGGGTGCTGAACCACATCGCCATCTACCCTGCCAGCCACTATGTCACCACCAAGGATAAAATGGACAAGGCCATCGGGGAGATCCGCAGGGAGCTGGAGGAACAGGTCCAATTCTTTACAGATAATAACCAGCTGGTGGAAGCCCAGCGCATCCGCCAGCGGACGGAGTACGACATGGAGATGATGGCGGAGCTGGGCTACTGCTCCGGCATTGAGAACTACTCCCGCATCATCTCCGACCGGCCCGCCGGGTCCGCGCCCATGACGCTGCTGGACTTCTTTCCGGATGACTTCGTGCTCTTCGTGGACGAGAGCCACGTGACGCTGCCTCAGGTGCGGGCTATGTACAACGGCGACCATGCCCGGAAGGACTCCTTGGTGAAGTATGGCTTCCGCCTGCCCTGCGCCTATGATAACCGTCCTTTGAAATTCGAGGAGTTCGAGGAGCGGATCGGCCAGGCGGTGTTTGTCTCCGCAACGCCCGGGCCCTATGAGCGGGAGCGGGCGGACCAGGTGGTGGAGCAGGTGATTCGCCCCACGGGTCTGCTGGACCCCCGGGTGGAGGTCCGCCCCGTCACCGGCCAGATTGACGATCTGATGGATGAAATCCGCGCCCGGGCCGCGAAAAACGAGCGGGTACTGGTGACAACCCTCACCAAGAAGATGGCGGAGGACTTGACAGAGTACTTCAAAAACGTCGGCATCCGGGTGCGATACATGCACTCGGACGTGGAGACCATTGAGAGGATGGAGATCATCCGAAATCTGCGGCTGGGCGAGTTTGATGTGTTGGTGGGCATCAACCTCCTGCGGGAGGGCCTGGACCTGCCGGAGGTCTCTCTGGTGGCCATTCTGGACGCGGACAAGGAGGGCTTCCTCCGGTCCGAGACCTCGCTGATTCAGACCATCGGCCGTGCTGCCAGAAACGCGGAGGGCCTGGTCGTCATGTATGCCGACGAGATCACCCCCTCCATGCGCTCGGCCATCGACGAAACAGAACGCCGCCGCACGCTTCAGGACGCCTATAACCAGGCCCACGGCATCGTGCCCAAGACCATCATCAAGGGCGTTCGGGAGATTTTGGAGATTTCCAAGACCGCAGAGGAGGAGACCGCCCGCGCCCGCCGGAAGCGCAAGCTCACGGACCAGGAGCGGGCGGCAGAGATCGCCAAGCTGGAAAAGGAAATGAAGGAAGCCAGCAAGATGCTGGAATTCGAGTATGCGGCGGTTTTGCGGGACCGCATCATCGAGCTACGGGGGGAAAAGTGA